CATTACTTATTTGTCGAGCCAGCTCCATCTTTAATTCGTCCTCATCCTTTCTCAACTGATCGATAGATGCAGTCAGATCGCCAATCAACCTTATGTGGTGGTTGCCCTGATTATAGAACGATACCGCCGTTCCAAATCTAAAGATGCGCGGAAGTGGGTCACTCTGATTTTCATCTATGAAATGTATCCGTGTTCCCCAGTTCTGTACAGCTGCACCGACTTGAATGGGAATCTGTGTTAAGGGTAGGTCGTATTGCAAGCCGAGATCTACGGCGTACGCCCGTGCGCCAACTTCTCCCAGTTTTAGGGAGATAACTTTGCCGCTGATTCCTCCTAACAGTCTCTCTGCCAATTTATCCGCATAAGAGACTGTCCACACCCAGTTTGTTCCCAGGTTTTCGGTCCGTATCGGCTCCGGGGAATCGATTGTTACATCGATCGTCCCCTGTCCTTCGAGCTGAAGCATAGTACCGAGTGTTCCTGCCTCGCCGAGCGGCAAAGCGCCGGCGAAGAAAGCATAGTACAACCCCTCTCCTGCCTCTCCGAAAAGTTGAGCGCGATCCACATACGAAATCGCAGCTTGTTTCCTTTCCATGATGCCAAGACCGCTCGGATTCCATAAAGCGGCTGTAACATCGTTATTAATTGCGGAAAATGCATCGCCTAATGCAGCAGCCCGCGTGCCACCACCGAGCTTGAGGATTGGAGCAGCAGTTGTCCCAGGTCCCGCTGATACAGGACGGGCAATAGCAATTGTC
This genomic window from Candidatus Poribacteria bacterium contains:
- a CDS encoding PorV/PorQ family protein is translated as MKRVDMLSTVVLLLFMTIAIARPVSAGPGTTAAPILKLGGGTRAAALGDAFSAINNDVTAALWNPSGLGIMERKQAAISYVDRAQLFGEAGEGLYYAFFAGALPLGEAGTLGTMLQLEGQGTIDVTIDSPEPIRTENLGTNWVWTVSYADKLAERLLGGISGKVISLKLGEVGARAYAVDLGLQYDLPLTQIPIQVGAAVQNWGTRIHFIDENQSDPLPRIFRFGTAVSFYNQGNHHIRLIGDLTASIDQLRKDEDELKMELARQISNEQGPTEEQEQEPEFTSEELASARSERGIGVYALEWRHLQKSIGLEYWLGSFLALRVGYKEEPGIDLLNFTDHLTYGLGVRLLNYQLDFAQLPGGGPEQQRLNVFALILQF